One genomic segment of Lampris incognitus isolate fLamInc1 chromosome 2, fLamInc1.hap2, whole genome shotgun sequence includes these proteins:
- the arhgap4a gene encoding rho GTPase-activating protein 4a isoform X1, with protein sequence MACHVKLRKEKVGIVDYDTQIKEVRCQLVDQLKLFDLQLEQKSQQLQDLTDYLRRRGEIEGEYARSLDKLAERFTSKIKRKEPSGQSAAQIWLAVLSLTRQESKDHNGLSESCSNVLTQPLTHCLEYTQRLARKSKDICTQLQDGLLKVTTELQTAWRTYYQYHTDYVCAEGKLKEAEKLEEKQKQSAAKKVERLKEKRLIKVQEIHLKCSKARNDYLLNLSAANASMKKYYLKDISSLIDCADTGYHLSLGHVMQAYLSKRWRAQGNLGTGLQQLQGEVAGLNQSQDRDTFLQAHHNAFCLPLRFHYQPHDGDQVSEVCAESEMRCELETRFKQIQTRLTAVTKETEGAYECLQTAQSYLLESLSLSNDDLEAGGASDLSQEGSTENLAARLSGARRRINLQEAENLYITRFKEYLVDTSLVSKLQAKHDLLKLAIEKAEATNGQEARHIKSMRVKKSQSSSKLTYNLGLFTGNMMSFIQASGQQIPLVVESCIRFINLNGLHHEGIFRVPGSQAEVNNLRDAFERGEDPLAEGWCDLDSVAGVLKLYFRGLEIPLFPTDSTSQLLEYAQIEDEAERAAQLKTVISSYPEPVIVVMRYLFAFLHHVAQYSDENMMQPYNLAVCFGPTLVRGAHDDDVVTLQPQINALVKSIILQHESIFPSQDEVQGPVYEKCMTLEQDDCEAIIEEGDGEAEASHSKNELDTVFLTDQSTSLPAAKIQKKGEHLRTNSRGSPDPSGPGGLPTAGSIIQGGKFMLQLAVGPQSKLPLAYSPGLRRESHHQSSSEDITIQVDKDVCRQMDSVFKELLSRQVLQDPSSATTSSSGQALQRKGKREERRWKATGLFRSADQVD encoded by the exons AGCTTAGGAAAGAGAAGGTCGGTATAGTGGACTATGACACCCAAATCAAAG AGGTGCGCTGCCAGCTGGTAGACCAGCTGAAGTTGTTCGATTTGCAACTGGAGCAGAAGAGCCAGCAACTCCAGGACCTGACTGACTACCTGAGACGGCGGGGAGAGATTGAGGGCGAGTATGCCCGTTCTCTGGACAAACTGGCTGAAAGGTTCACTTCCAAAATCAAGAG GAAGGAACCCAGTGGGCAGTCGGCGGCCCAGATTTGGCTGGCTGTGCTGTCCCTGACCCGACAGGAGAGTAAGGACCACAACGGACTGAGTGAGAGCTGCAGCAATGTGCTCACCCAGCCCCTCACTCACTGCCTGGAGTATACACAACGCCTAGCCAGAAAG AGTAAAGACATCTGCACCCAGTTACAGGACGGACTGTTAAAGGTCACCACTGAGTTACAGACT GCATGGCGGACGTACTACCAGTACCACACAGATTATGTGTGTGCAGAAGGGAAGCTGAAGGAGGCAGAGAAACTGGAGGAAAAGCAGAAGCAGAGCGCTGCCAAGAAAGTCGAGAGGCTGAAAGAAAAA AGACTGATTAAGGTCCAAGAGATCCACCTGAAGTGCAGTAAGGCCCGAAATGACTACCTCCTAAACTTGTCTGCAGCCAATGCCTCTATGAAAAAGTATTATCTCAAAGACATCTCCTCGCTCATCGAT TGTGCAGATACTGGGTACCACCTCTCCTTGGGTCATGTGATGCAGGCCTACTTATCAAAACGGTGGCGGGCTCAAGGGAACCTGGGCACCGGGCTACAGCAGCTCCAAGGAGAAGTGGCTGGCCTGAACCAGAGCCAGGACAGAGACACTTTCCTGCAGGCCCACCACAACGCCTTCTGTTTGCCCCTCCGCTTCCACTACCAGCCCCATGATGGTgaccag GTGTCCGAGGTTTGTGCAGAGAGTGAGATGAGGTGTGAGCTGGAGACCAGGTTCAAACAGATCCAGACCAGACTGACGGCGGTCACCAAGGAGACGGAAGGG GCTTATGAGTGCCTGCAGACAGCCCAGTCGTACCTGCTGGAGAGCCTGAGCCTCAGTAATGATGACCTGGAGGCCGGCGGTGCCAGTGATCTGTCTCAGGAAGGCAGTACTGAAAACCTAGCAGCCAGACTCAGTGGGGCCCGACGGAGGATCAATCTACAGGAAGCAGAAAACCTCTATATCACT AGATTCAAAGAGTACTTAGTAGACACCTCACTGGTATCCAAACTGCAAGCCAAACATGATCTGCTTAAATTGGCAATAGAAAAAG ctgAAGCAACAAATGGTCAAGAAGCCAG ACACATCAAGTCAATGCGTGTGAAGAAGAGTCAGTCTAGTTCTAAACTAACCTACAATCTTGGACTTTTTACTGGCAACATGATGTCATTCATACAG GCATCAGGACAGCAGATCCCACTAGTTGTGGAGAGCTGCATTCGCTTTATCAACCTCAATG GTCTCCACCATGAGGGGATATTCCGGGTGCCTGGGTCCCAGGCGGAGGTCAATAACCTGAGGGATGCCTTTGAGCGAg GAGAAGATCCCCTGGCTGAGGGTTGGTGTGACCTGGACTCCGTGGCTGGAGTGCTGAAGCTTTACTTCAGAGGCTTGGAAATCCCCCTTTTCCCTACTGACAGCACCAGCCAGCTCCTAGAATATGCCc AAATAGAGGATGAGGCTGAGAGAGCTGCTCAGCTCAAAACTGTCATCTCTTCCTACCCTGAGCCGGTTATCGTTGTCATGAGATATCTCTTTGCATTCCTTCATCA TGTGGCCCAGTACAGTGATGAGAACATGATGCAGCCCTACAATCTGGCTGTGTGTTTTGGCCCTACACTTGTGAGAGGAGCCCACGACGATGATGTTGTCACCCTGCAGCCTCAGATCAATGCTCTGGTCAAGAGCATCATCCTTCAGCATGAGAGCATCTTCCCCAGCCAGGACGAGGTACAAGGACCTGTATATGAAAAATGCATGACACTGGAACAGGATGACTG TGAAGCTATCATTGAAGAGGGAGATGGGGAAGCAGAGGCATCCCACAGTAAAAATG AATTGGACACCGTGTTCTTGACTGACCAGAGCACCAGCTTGCCTGCAGCAAAGATACAGAAAAAAGGAGAGCATCTTCGAACCAATAGCAGAGGTTCCCCTGACCCAAGTGGTCCTGGAGGTCTCCCAACAGCAGGCAGCATTATTCAAGGTGGAAAGTTCATGCTACAGCTGGCTGTGGGACCCCAAAGCAAGCTGCCATTGGCCTACTCACCTGGCTTACGTAGGGA gagCCATCACCAATCATCCTCTGAGGACATCACTATTCAAGTTGACAAG GATGTCTGTCGCCAGATGGACTCGGTCTTCAAGGAGCTTCTCTCCCGACAAGTACTGCAAGATCCCTCCTCCGCCACCACCTCTTCCTCTGGCCAAGCTCTCCAGAGGAAAGGGAAGCGTGAGGAGCGCAGGTGGAAGGCCACTGGGTTGTTTAGATCAGCAGACCAAGTGGACTGA
- the arhgap4a gene encoding rho GTPase-activating protein 4a isoform X3 gives MACHVKLRKEKVGIVDYDTQIKEVRCQLVDQLKLFDLQLEQKSQQLQDLTDYLRRRGEIEGEYARSLDKLAERFTSKIKRKEPSGQSAAQIWLAVLSLTRQESKDHNGLSESCSNVLTQPLTHCLEYTQRLARKSKDICTQLQDGLLKVTTELQTAWRTYYQYHTDYVCAEGKLKEAEKLEEKQKQSAAKKVERLKEKRLIKVQEIHLKCSKARNDYLLNLSAANASMKKYYLKDISSLIDCADTGYHLSLGHVMQAYLSKRWRAQGNLGTGLQQLQGEVAGLNQSQDRDTFLQAHHNAFCLPLRFHYQPHDGDQVSEVCAESEMRCELETRFKQIQTRLTAVTKETEGAYECLQTAQSYLLESLSLSNDDLEAGGASDLSQEGSTENLAARLSGARRRINLQEAENLYITRFKEYLVDTSLVSKLQAKHDLLKLAIEKAEATNGQEARHIKSMRVKKSQSSSKLTYNLGLFTGNMMSFIQASGQQIPLVVESCIRFINLNGLHHEGIFRVPGSQAEVNNLRDAFERGEDPLAEGWCDLDSVAGVLKLYFRGLEIPLFPTDSTSQLLEYAQIEDEAERAAQLKTVISSYPEPVIVVMRYLFAFLHHVAQYSDENMMQPYNLAVCFGPTLVRGAHDDDVVTLQPQINALVKSIILQHESIFPSQDEVQGPVYEKCMTLEQDD, from the exons AGCTTAGGAAAGAGAAGGTCGGTATAGTGGACTATGACACCCAAATCAAAG AGGTGCGCTGCCAGCTGGTAGACCAGCTGAAGTTGTTCGATTTGCAACTGGAGCAGAAGAGCCAGCAACTCCAGGACCTGACTGACTACCTGAGACGGCGGGGAGAGATTGAGGGCGAGTATGCCCGTTCTCTGGACAAACTGGCTGAAAGGTTCACTTCCAAAATCAAGAG GAAGGAACCCAGTGGGCAGTCGGCGGCCCAGATTTGGCTGGCTGTGCTGTCCCTGACCCGACAGGAGAGTAAGGACCACAACGGACTGAGTGAGAGCTGCAGCAATGTGCTCACCCAGCCCCTCACTCACTGCCTGGAGTATACACAACGCCTAGCCAGAAAG AGTAAAGACATCTGCACCCAGTTACAGGACGGACTGTTAAAGGTCACCACTGAGTTACAGACT GCATGGCGGACGTACTACCAGTACCACACAGATTATGTGTGTGCAGAAGGGAAGCTGAAGGAGGCAGAGAAACTGGAGGAAAAGCAGAAGCAGAGCGCTGCCAAGAAAGTCGAGAGGCTGAAAGAAAAA AGACTGATTAAGGTCCAAGAGATCCACCTGAAGTGCAGTAAGGCCCGAAATGACTACCTCCTAAACTTGTCTGCAGCCAATGCCTCTATGAAAAAGTATTATCTCAAAGACATCTCCTCGCTCATCGAT TGTGCAGATACTGGGTACCACCTCTCCTTGGGTCATGTGATGCAGGCCTACTTATCAAAACGGTGGCGGGCTCAAGGGAACCTGGGCACCGGGCTACAGCAGCTCCAAGGAGAAGTGGCTGGCCTGAACCAGAGCCAGGACAGAGACACTTTCCTGCAGGCCCACCACAACGCCTTCTGTTTGCCCCTCCGCTTCCACTACCAGCCCCATGATGGTgaccag GTGTCCGAGGTTTGTGCAGAGAGTGAGATGAGGTGTGAGCTGGAGACCAGGTTCAAACAGATCCAGACCAGACTGACGGCGGTCACCAAGGAGACGGAAGGG GCTTATGAGTGCCTGCAGACAGCCCAGTCGTACCTGCTGGAGAGCCTGAGCCTCAGTAATGATGACCTGGAGGCCGGCGGTGCCAGTGATCTGTCTCAGGAAGGCAGTACTGAAAACCTAGCAGCCAGACTCAGTGGGGCCCGACGGAGGATCAATCTACAGGAAGCAGAAAACCTCTATATCACT AGATTCAAAGAGTACTTAGTAGACACCTCACTGGTATCCAAACTGCAAGCCAAACATGATCTGCTTAAATTGGCAATAGAAAAAG ctgAAGCAACAAATGGTCAAGAAGCCAG ACACATCAAGTCAATGCGTGTGAAGAAGAGTCAGTCTAGTTCTAAACTAACCTACAATCTTGGACTTTTTACTGGCAACATGATGTCATTCATACAG GCATCAGGACAGCAGATCCCACTAGTTGTGGAGAGCTGCATTCGCTTTATCAACCTCAATG GTCTCCACCATGAGGGGATATTCCGGGTGCCTGGGTCCCAGGCGGAGGTCAATAACCTGAGGGATGCCTTTGAGCGAg GAGAAGATCCCCTGGCTGAGGGTTGGTGTGACCTGGACTCCGTGGCTGGAGTGCTGAAGCTTTACTTCAGAGGCTTGGAAATCCCCCTTTTCCCTACTGACAGCACCAGCCAGCTCCTAGAATATGCCc AAATAGAGGATGAGGCTGAGAGAGCTGCTCAGCTCAAAACTGTCATCTCTTCCTACCCTGAGCCGGTTATCGTTGTCATGAGATATCTCTTTGCATTCCTTCATCA TGTGGCCCAGTACAGTGATGAGAACATGATGCAGCCCTACAATCTGGCTGTGTGTTTTGGCCCTACACTTGTGAGAGGAGCCCACGACGATGATGTTGTCACCCTGCAGCCTCAGATCAATGCTCTGGTCAAGAGCATCATCCTTCAGCATGAGAGCATCTTCCCCAGCCAGGACGAGGTACAAGGACCTGTATATGAAAAATGCATGACACTGGAACAGGATGACTG A
- the arhgap4a gene encoding rho GTPase-activating protein 4a isoform X2: MACHVKLRKEKVGIVDYDTQIKEVRCQLVDQLKLFDLQLEQKSQQLQDLTDYLRRRGEIEGEYARSLDKLAERFTSKIKRKEPSGQSAAQIWLAVLSLTRQESKDHNGLSESCSNVLTQPLTHCLEYTQRLARKSKDICTQLQDGLLKVTTELQTAWRTYYQYHTDYVCAEGKLKEAEKLEEKQKQSAAKKVERLKEKRLIKVQEIHLKCSKARNDYLLNLSAANASMKKYYLKDISSLIDCADTGYHLSLGHVMQAYLSKRWRAQGNLGTGLQQLQGEVAGLNQSQDRDTFLQAHHNAFCLPLRFHYQPHDGDQVSEVCAESEMRCELETRFKQIQTRLTAVTKETEGAYECLQTAQSYLLESLSLSNDDLEAGGASDLSQEGSTENLAARLSGARRRINLQEAENLYITRFKEYLVDTSLVSKLQAKHDLLKLAIEKAEATNGQEARHIKSMRVKKSQSSSKLTYNLGLFTGNMMSFIQASGQQIPLVVESCIRFINLNGLHHEGIFRVPGSQAEVNNLRDAFEREIEDEAERAAQLKTVISSYPEPVIVVMRYLFAFLHHVAQYSDENMMQPYNLAVCFGPTLVRGAHDDDVVTLQPQINALVKSIILQHESIFPSQDEVQGPVYEKCMTLEQDDCEAIIEEGDGEAEASHSKNELDTVFLTDQSTSLPAAKIQKKGEHLRTNSRGSPDPSGPGGLPTAGSIIQGGKFMLQLAVGPQSKLPLAYSPGLRRESHHQSSSEDITIQVDKDVCRQMDSVFKELLSRQVLQDPSSATTSSSGQALQRKGKREERRWKATGLFRSADQVD, translated from the exons AGCTTAGGAAAGAGAAGGTCGGTATAGTGGACTATGACACCCAAATCAAAG AGGTGCGCTGCCAGCTGGTAGACCAGCTGAAGTTGTTCGATTTGCAACTGGAGCAGAAGAGCCAGCAACTCCAGGACCTGACTGACTACCTGAGACGGCGGGGAGAGATTGAGGGCGAGTATGCCCGTTCTCTGGACAAACTGGCTGAAAGGTTCACTTCCAAAATCAAGAG GAAGGAACCCAGTGGGCAGTCGGCGGCCCAGATTTGGCTGGCTGTGCTGTCCCTGACCCGACAGGAGAGTAAGGACCACAACGGACTGAGTGAGAGCTGCAGCAATGTGCTCACCCAGCCCCTCACTCACTGCCTGGAGTATACACAACGCCTAGCCAGAAAG AGTAAAGACATCTGCACCCAGTTACAGGACGGACTGTTAAAGGTCACCACTGAGTTACAGACT GCATGGCGGACGTACTACCAGTACCACACAGATTATGTGTGTGCAGAAGGGAAGCTGAAGGAGGCAGAGAAACTGGAGGAAAAGCAGAAGCAGAGCGCTGCCAAGAAAGTCGAGAGGCTGAAAGAAAAA AGACTGATTAAGGTCCAAGAGATCCACCTGAAGTGCAGTAAGGCCCGAAATGACTACCTCCTAAACTTGTCTGCAGCCAATGCCTCTATGAAAAAGTATTATCTCAAAGACATCTCCTCGCTCATCGAT TGTGCAGATACTGGGTACCACCTCTCCTTGGGTCATGTGATGCAGGCCTACTTATCAAAACGGTGGCGGGCTCAAGGGAACCTGGGCACCGGGCTACAGCAGCTCCAAGGAGAAGTGGCTGGCCTGAACCAGAGCCAGGACAGAGACACTTTCCTGCAGGCCCACCACAACGCCTTCTGTTTGCCCCTCCGCTTCCACTACCAGCCCCATGATGGTgaccag GTGTCCGAGGTTTGTGCAGAGAGTGAGATGAGGTGTGAGCTGGAGACCAGGTTCAAACAGATCCAGACCAGACTGACGGCGGTCACCAAGGAGACGGAAGGG GCTTATGAGTGCCTGCAGACAGCCCAGTCGTACCTGCTGGAGAGCCTGAGCCTCAGTAATGATGACCTGGAGGCCGGCGGTGCCAGTGATCTGTCTCAGGAAGGCAGTACTGAAAACCTAGCAGCCAGACTCAGTGGGGCCCGACGGAGGATCAATCTACAGGAAGCAGAAAACCTCTATATCACT AGATTCAAAGAGTACTTAGTAGACACCTCACTGGTATCCAAACTGCAAGCCAAACATGATCTGCTTAAATTGGCAATAGAAAAAG ctgAAGCAACAAATGGTCAAGAAGCCAG ACACATCAAGTCAATGCGTGTGAAGAAGAGTCAGTCTAGTTCTAAACTAACCTACAATCTTGGACTTTTTACTGGCAACATGATGTCATTCATACAG GCATCAGGACAGCAGATCCCACTAGTTGTGGAGAGCTGCATTCGCTTTATCAACCTCAATG GTCTCCACCATGAGGGGATATTCCGGGTGCCTGGGTCCCAGGCGGAGGTCAATAACCTGAGGGATGCCTTTGAGCGAg AAATAGAGGATGAGGCTGAGAGAGCTGCTCAGCTCAAAACTGTCATCTCTTCCTACCCTGAGCCGGTTATCGTTGTCATGAGATATCTCTTTGCATTCCTTCATCA TGTGGCCCAGTACAGTGATGAGAACATGATGCAGCCCTACAATCTGGCTGTGTGTTTTGGCCCTACACTTGTGAGAGGAGCCCACGACGATGATGTTGTCACCCTGCAGCCTCAGATCAATGCTCTGGTCAAGAGCATCATCCTTCAGCATGAGAGCATCTTCCCCAGCCAGGACGAGGTACAAGGACCTGTATATGAAAAATGCATGACACTGGAACAGGATGACTG TGAAGCTATCATTGAAGAGGGAGATGGGGAAGCAGAGGCATCCCACAGTAAAAATG AATTGGACACCGTGTTCTTGACTGACCAGAGCACCAGCTTGCCTGCAGCAAAGATACAGAAAAAAGGAGAGCATCTTCGAACCAATAGCAGAGGTTCCCCTGACCCAAGTGGTCCTGGAGGTCTCCCAACAGCAGGCAGCATTATTCAAGGTGGAAAGTTCATGCTACAGCTGGCTGTGGGACCCCAAAGCAAGCTGCCATTGGCCTACTCACCTGGCTTACGTAGGGA gagCCATCACCAATCATCCTCTGAGGACATCACTATTCAAGTTGACAAG GATGTCTGTCGCCAGATGGACTCGGTCTTCAAGGAGCTTCTCTCCCGACAAGTACTGCAAGATCCCTCCTCCGCCACCACCTCTTCCTCTGGCCAAGCTCTCCAGAGGAAAGGGAAGCGTGAGGAGCGCAGGTGGAAGGCCACTGGGTTGTTTAGATCAGCAGACCAAGTGGACTGA